From a region of the Salinispira pacifica genome:
- a CDS encoding flagellar brake domain-containing protein — protein sequence MTIFLIILIVLIVLASILIQRSGGFSFPWMSFYVKGKEAGFSWGEINLLRKVAVQNSLPNPSSLFWSEKTLDRSIRGVIVRQRSKGVAESPDSTEFLSKLFEFRKRVEFSLPKYRLGITTTRNMVAGQYIKIVLPGAGVYLSKIVENLRKYLAIAYPEGKALPPGFSWRGQKVKVYFWRKEDAGYFFETDVLGDYTDKQYPILHIKHSDSLARVQKRNSIRVGLNQSAYLYRLRSIHEASESVEHSGGTAVKLWIFPKTAQV from the coding sequence ATGACCATATTTCTTATCATACTCATCGTGCTGATTGTGCTTGCCTCGATTCTCATCCAGCGTTCCGGAGGATTCAGTTTTCCATGGATGAGTTTTTATGTCAAAGGAAAGGAAGCGGGCTTTTCATGGGGAGAGATCAATCTGCTGCGGAAGGTGGCAGTCCAGAATAGTCTTCCCAACCCCAGTTCCCTGTTCTGGTCAGAAAAAACCCTGGACCGCTCAATTCGCGGGGTGATAGTCCGCCAGCGCTCAAAAGGCGTTGCCGAAAGCCCCGACTCTACGGAATTTCTTTCCAAGCTGTTTGAATTCCGGAAGCGGGTGGAGTTCAGCCTGCCCAAATACCGGCTGGGGATTACCACCACCAGGAACATGGTTGCAGGGCAATATATCAAAATTGTGCTTCCCGGAGCCGGGGTGTACCTTTCCAAAATTGTGGAAAATCTCCGGAAATATCTGGCCATCGCATACCCCGAAGGTAAGGCTCTGCCGCCGGGGTTCAGCTGGAGAGGACAGAAAGTCAAAGTCTATTTCTGGCGCAAGGAAGATGCCGGGTATTTTTTCGAAACCGATGTGTTGGGAGATTACACCGATAAGCAGTATCCCATCCTGCATATCAAGCATTCGGACAGTCTCGCCCGTGTTCAGAAACGGAACAGCATCAGGGTCGGTCTCAATCAGAGTGCATATCTGTACCGTCTGCGCAGCATACATGAAGCCTCGGAGTCTGTGGAGCACAGCGGGGGTACCGCTGTAAAATTGTGGATATTTCCGAAGACGGCGCAGGTGTGA
- the accC gene encoding acetyl-CoA carboxylase biotin carboxylase subunit, with the protein MIKSILIANRGEIAVRVVRACKEMGITSIVVYSEADAHSLPVRLADKAVCIGPPPSSSSYLKMENLISAAVLSGADAVHPGVGFLSENANFAREVEKAGLIWIGPHPDTIARMGDKVQAKLTAKQYGVPVIPGLEGSVEDPEAAKKAADEMGYPVIIKAASGGGGKGMRIVRDPEDFIGTLRIASSEAQASFNDGTVYLEKYLENPRHVEIQILGDSHGNVVHLGERDCSCQENHQKLVEESPSTVVTPEMRKNMGEDAVRLFKGLEYCGAGTIEFLVTEGAYYFMEVNARVQVEHPVTEMVTGVDIIMEQIRVASGLELGIRQENVRLDGYAVECRVNAKAPGKISDYLPPGGYGVRVESFLYNGYSVSPFYDSMVAKVICYAQTRDEGLDRMNRVLDELILVGIPTNIDIQKKIINSKIFRSGEYGTDVLTHILAEED; encoded by the coding sequence ATGATCAAGTCCATACTCATTGCGAACCGCGGGGAGATCGCTGTTCGGGTAGTACGGGCTTGTAAAGAAATGGGGATCACCTCGATTGTGGTATATTCAGAGGCTGATGCCCACTCTCTTCCGGTCCGTCTTGCGGACAAAGCGGTCTGCATAGGTCCTCCCCCCAGCTCTTCCAGCTACCTGAAAATGGAAAATCTTATTTCTGCAGCGGTTCTCAGCGGAGCCGATGCAGTCCACCCGGGTGTGGGCTTTCTCAGCGAGAATGCCAATTTTGCCCGTGAAGTGGAAAAGGCCGGCCTCATCTGGATCGGCCCCCATCCCGACACCATCGCCCGGATGGGCGATAAGGTCCAGGCAAAGCTTACTGCCAAACAATACGGCGTACCGGTAATCCCCGGTCTTGAAGGGTCGGTGGAAGACCCCGAAGCGGCAAAAAAAGCCGCCGATGAGATGGGGTATCCGGTAATTATCAAGGCTGCATCCGGCGGCGGCGGTAAGGGAATGCGGATTGTACGGGATCCTGAGGATTTTATCGGAACCCTGAGAATTGCTTCGAGCGAAGCCCAGGCTTCGTTTAACGACGGCACGGTCTATCTTGAAAAGTATCTGGAAAACCCCCGTCATGTTGAAATACAAATTCTGGGAGACAGCCACGGCAATGTGGTTCACCTGGGCGAACGTGACTGTTCCTGCCAGGAAAACCATCAGAAGCTGGTGGAAGAAAGTCCTTCCACCGTTGTCACTCCGGAAATGCGGAAGAACATGGGCGAAGATGCAGTCCGCCTGTTCAAAGGGCTTGAGTACTGCGGTGCGGGAACCATCGAGTTCCTGGTGACCGAAGGCGCCTATTATTTCATGGAAGTAAACGCCCGTGTCCAGGTTGAGCATCCGGTAACCGAAATGGTCACCGGTGTGGATATCATCATGGAACAGATCCGGGTTGCCAGCGGTCTGGAGCTGGGTATCCGCCAGGAAAATGTACGCCTGGACGGATACGCCGTGGAATGCCGGGTGAATGCCAAGGCCCCGGGAAAAATCAGCGATTATCTTCCCCCGGGAGGCTACGGCGTACGGGTTGAAAGCTTCCTGTACAACGGCTACAGCGTATCTCCGTTCTACGATTCCATGGTTGCCAAAGTAATTTGCTATGCACAGACCCGGGATGAGGGGCTGGACCGGATGAACCGGGTGCTGGACGAACTGATTCTGGTGGGCATTCCCACCAATATCGATATCCAGAAGAAGATCATCAATTCAAAGATCTTTCGAAGCGGAGAGTACGGCACCGATGTGCTGACTCACATCCTTGCCGAGGAGGATTAA
- a CDS encoding cytochrome c biogenesis CcdA family protein: MDPQNLNIFLAFAAGTVSFLSPCVLPLVPSYVSFIGGQGLKELREGESPRLPLMLKTLSFILGFTVVFVVLGMIFSGTAAAFSGATYWINLIAGIIVTVFGLNLIFNFISFLNYEKRFHLAKRPAGMGGALLLGMAFAAGWSPCIGPILASILALAAGSSNLAQGTVLLSVYSLGLALPFLLTSLFIARADSVLKKLKPHMMTIQRISGGILVVIGVLMIFGQYARITNWLIGLSFRLEDWHQAAPGTSGLLFAAVFLLFSLLTALPFIRRKAELKKHPLRIIFTLLFLLPVVLQLTGAVELPLIVSSWLGFQGI; encoded by the coding sequence ATGGATCCCCAGAATCTGAATATTTTTCTCGCATTTGCTGCGGGCACGGTAAGCTTTCTCAGTCCCTGTGTTCTTCCTCTGGTTCCCAGCTATGTGTCCTTCATCGGAGGACAGGGGTTGAAAGAGCTGCGGGAAGGTGAATCACCCAGGCTTCCTCTGATGCTGAAAACGCTGAGTTTCATTCTCGGCTTCACTGTGGTTTTCGTGGTGCTGGGCATGATTTTCAGCGGAACAGCCGCAGCCTTCAGCGGAGCAACATACTGGATCAATCTGATCGCCGGAATTATCGTGACGGTGTTCGGACTGAATCTCATATTCAACTTCATCAGCTTTCTGAATTACGAAAAACGGTTTCACCTTGCCAAGCGTCCTGCAGGGATGGGCGGAGCCTTGCTTCTGGGCATGGCATTTGCCGCAGGCTGGTCGCCGTGTATCGGACCGATTCTGGCCAGCATTCTGGCTCTTGCAGCCGGTTCATCAAACCTGGCTCAGGGTACGGTTCTTCTGTCCGTCTACTCTCTGGGACTTGCCCTGCCGTTTCTTCTTACCAGCCTGTTTATCGCCAGGGCGGATTCTGTTCTCAAAAAGCTGAAACCCCATATGATGACCATTCAGCGGATCAGCGGAGGAATTCTTGTGGTGATCGGTGTGCTGATGATTTTCGGCCAGTATGCGCGGATCACCAATTGGCTCATCGGTCTGAGTTTCCGGCTGGAAGACTGGCATCAGGCAGCGCCTGGTACAAGCGGCCTGCTGTTTGCAGCTGTATTTCTGCTCTTTTCGCTCCTTACAGCTCTTCCGTTCATCCGCCGGAAAGCGGAACTGAAGAAACATCCCCTGCGGATCATCTTCACCCTGCTCTTTCTCCTTCCCGTCGTTCTGCAGCTCACCGGAGCGGTGGAACTGCCGCTGATAGTTTCCAGCTGGCTGGGCTTTCAGGGTATATAG
- the dapA gene encoding 4-hydroxy-tetrahydrodipicolinate synthase, which produces MFTGVYTALITPFTEDGSIDEAALRKIVEDQIDGGVDGLVPMGTTGESPTVTHEENLEVIRIVIEQSAGRVPVIAGTGSNSTSEAIDMTIKARDMGAAASLQVAPYYNKPSQEGFYRHFAAIGEATGLPVIIYNIPGRTGKNIEADTILRLAEHPQITGVKEASGDLAQVMDIIHRRPQGFSLLSGDDNVTLPLMSVGAEGVVSVASNIIPGEMKELATLAASANLAGARELHYRLMPLFKAMFLDTNPIPVKYAMHLKGHCSDRYRLPLCEPSDDVKQKIKKTLKDLKLI; this is translated from the coding sequence ATGTTCACCGGAGTATATACCGCACTGATCACCCCCTTTACCGAAGACGGGTCCATAGATGAGGCGGCGCTGAGAAAGATCGTGGAGGATCAGATTGACGGCGGTGTCGACGGTCTGGTGCCCATGGGAACCACCGGGGAAAGCCCTACGGTGACCCACGAAGAGAACCTTGAAGTGATCCGTATTGTGATCGAGCAGAGCGCAGGCCGGGTTCCGGTCATTGCGGGAACCGGGTCCAACTCAACCAGCGAAGCCATCGACATGACCATTAAAGCCCGGGACATGGGAGCCGCAGCCAGTCTTCAGGTCGCCCCCTATTACAACAAGCCCAGTCAGGAAGGATTTTACCGCCACTTTGCGGCCATCGGCGAGGCGACGGGACTTCCCGTGATTATCTACAACATTCCCGGACGGACGGGAAAAAATATTGAAGCAGACACCATTCTCCGCCTGGCTGAGCATCCCCAGATTACCGGGGTGAAAGAAGCCAGCGGCGATCTGGCACAGGTGATGGATATTATTCACCGCCGCCCCCAGGGTTTTTCCCTGCTCAGCGGAGACGACAATGTGACGCTGCCGCTGATGAGCGTGGGGGCTGAAGGAGTTGTATCGGTTGCCAGCAATATTATTCCCGGGGAGATGAAGGAACTGGCAACTCTTGCGGCCAGTGCGAACCTTGCGGGAGCAAGGGAGCTGCATTACCGGCTCATGCCCCTGTTCAAGGCCATGTTTCTCGATACCAATCCCATCCCGGTTAAGTATGCAATGCATCTCAAAGGTCACTGCAGCGACCGCTACCGGCTGCCTTTGTGCGAACCCTCTGATGATGTGAAGCAGAAAATCAAAAAAACCCTGAAGGATCTCAAACTGATCTGA
- the rsmA gene encoding 16S rRNA (adenine(1518)-N(6)/adenine(1519)-N(6))-dimethyltransferase RsmA has protein sequence MQKRFGQNFMINPDMRKKVVDCLPPVEGREVWEIGPGIGALSRELLDRSARVTMFEIDRGFIALLKELFKADIHNGSLRIVEGDASKTLFSQPERPGMIIGNLPYNVGSGIISRLLTSGFHDLPMVFTLQKEVVERICANPGTPRYGSFSVLAQYAMECRNAGNISPGSFYPAPEVSSAILRMTPEKTSCGARELAILDAVLRTLFHNRRKTLANNIKKMGEGRRIKPANGTSPGQPPPP, from the coding sequence ATGCAAAAACGCTTCGGTCAGAACTTCATGATCAATCCGGACATGAGAAAGAAGGTGGTGGATTGCCTTCCTCCTGTTGAAGGCAGGGAAGTTTGGGAGATCGGACCGGGAATCGGTGCGTTGAGCAGAGAGCTTCTGGACAGGTCCGCCCGGGTCACCATGTTTGAAATTGACCGGGGCTTTATCGCACTTCTCAAGGAGTTGTTCAAGGCTGATATTCACAACGGCAGCCTCAGGATTGTTGAGGGCGATGCATCCAAGACTCTCTTCAGCCAACCGGAGAGGCCCGGGATGATTATCGGGAATTTGCCCTACAACGTGGGCTCGGGAATTATTTCAAGGCTTCTCACCTCGGGTTTTCATGACCTTCCCATGGTGTTCACCCTCCAGAAGGAGGTTGTTGAGCGTATCTGCGCCAATCCTGGTACACCCCGGTACGGCAGCTTTTCGGTGCTGGCCCAGTATGCAATGGAGTGCAGAAATGCCGGGAACATATCTCCGGGATCCTTTTACCCTGCACCGGAGGTCTCCAGCGCAATTCTCCGTATGACCCCGGAAAAAACTTCCTGCGGGGCCCGGGAGCTGGCAATTCTGGATGCGGTCCTGAGAACCCTGTTTCACAACAGGCGAAAGACTCTGGCAAACAATATCAAGAAGATGGGGGAAGGCCGCCGGATTAAACCGGCGAACGGGACGTCCCCCGGCCAGCCCCCGCCTCCATGA
- a CDS encoding CPBP family intramembrane glutamic endopeptidase, translating into MIIRNCSASCKDIALFLIFSYLIDFLLLPALFRADFSVPAVLLGVNLVKIAVLWIMLSRGSYREKPNSTRPRLWAAATASALSYLFIFIMNLAAASLSDIQTGPVFSRPDSVSGLILVICLTIAAVQVEELFYRKILLQGLKRMGASGPAAVIAAALLFSLGHVYAGLPGIIFSLLSGVILGWLYLFSGKLRYPILVHLGYNFSALLFSGYLGM; encoded by the coding sequence ATGATTATACGTAACTGCAGCGCTTCCTGTAAAGATATCGCGCTTTTTCTCATTTTCTCTTATCTTATCGACTTTCTCCTCCTTCCTGCCCTGTTTCGGGCAGATTTTTCCGTTCCCGCCGTATTGCTGGGGGTAAATCTGGTCAAAATCGCTGTGCTGTGGATAATGCTTTCCCGGGGAAGCTACCGGGAAAAGCCGAACAGCACCCGCCCCAGGCTGTGGGCCGCTGCAACAGCATCGGCGCTGAGTTATCTTTTCATCTTCATCATGAACCTGGCTGCAGCCAGTCTGTCTGATATACAGACTGGGCCGGTGTTTTCCCGCCCCGACAGCGTTTCCGGGCTGATACTCGTTATCTGTCTTACAATTGCAGCGGTGCAGGTTGAAGAACTGTTCTACCGGAAAATTCTTCTGCAGGGGCTGAAACGGATGGGTGCATCCGGACCTGCTGCGGTTATCGCAGCCGCACTGCTTTTTTCCCTGGGGCACGTGTATGCCGGACTGCCGGGGATTATCTTTTCCCTCCTTTCCGGTGTGATTCTCGGCTGGCTCTATCTGTTCAGCGGGAAACTGCGGTATCCCATTCTGGTTCATCTTGGGTATAATTTTTCCGCCCTTTTGTTCAGCGGGTATCTCGGCATGTAG
- a CDS encoding ComEC/Rec2 family competence protein — translation MFLLELTAYAALYRRLSDASEPVLWISPWLILFAGVLFLAVSQLLSRISSSHPGRFPETGSHLPSRAAWTVSTLLTLWIFAGLSTGNTLIPRFPGQASNLSSDLSSDASSVSAREIRVQGRVDADSRLDYRGRTIHSMHNLILTMENGSSFSRPGSIIFEIPGERFFMGERLEIQFTASARDLARLPLPAGTVELLSTGTQWGNPGAQVADPPAQDPETAGEGLARETPAITATAVTATATAVKAAAEAGLALRRKIRIRILEGLQLLDNPGRAFVQSLVLGYRSGLPGIFSTVFRQAGVMHILVLSGMHLVLLYAGVLRLLPGFCPAVLREIIALVTIFLYLGLINPGTSAFRAAGAIFCYSAATMAGVRLRPVLLLRLIWTGLILIRPVSLLDPGMYLSFAAVWGLMNFRAPFVFLAAGLRWRITRRRNGGAAPGRNGENTDMTDGAAVRNPLRRLLQWAGEMLASSLAAQTAVMPLALLLFSGFSPHSWIVLPLVIIPFYLLFAVSVCAIPLLLVLPSAAAGLDALLQVIIGAMHALLFPFHLLGAGLNEASRWLKLVGVSCFLGIPLSWQFYCVKHALLVSSSHVQLRFSKGYPGASLQPGYCHAKTLRSELHDQSGHEKEGGGLPSSC, via the coding sequence TTGTTTCTGCTTGAACTTACCGCATATGCTGCTTTATACCGCCGGCTGTCAGATGCGTCAGAACCGGTTCTCTGGATTTCTCCCTGGCTGATACTTTTTGCTGGAGTTCTCTTTCTTGCCGTCTCACAGCTTCTTTCCCGAATATCATCTTCACACCCGGGACGCTTCCCGGAAACGGGATCCCATCTTCCCTCCCGTGCAGCATGGACCGTCTCCACCCTGCTGACCCTCTGGATTTTTGCAGGTCTCAGTACCGGCAACACCCTGATTCCCCGCTTTCCCGGCCAAGCGTCGAATCTATCGTCGGACCTGTCGTCGGACGCATCGTCGGTGTCCGCCAGAGAAATCCGGGTACAGGGCAGGGTGGATGCCGACAGCCGGCTGGATTACCGGGGCCGCACCATTCACAGCATGCATAATCTCATTCTGACGATGGAAAACGGTTCCAGCTTCTCCAGGCCCGGAAGCATCATCTTTGAAATACCCGGTGAACGGTTTTTCATGGGAGAACGGCTTGAAATTCAGTTCACAGCTTCGGCCCGGGATCTTGCACGGCTGCCGTTGCCTGCCGGCACCGTGGAACTTCTGAGCACAGGAACTCAATGGGGAAATCCAGGCGCACAGGTTGCCGATCCTCCGGCACAGGATCCGGAGACCGCAGGGGAGGGCCTGGCGAGGGAAACACCCGCAATAACAGCAACAGCAGTAACAGCAACAGCAACAGCAGTCAAAGCGGCAGCAGAGGCGGGGCTTGCCCTTCGACGGAAAATACGCATAAGAATTCTTGAAGGGCTTCAGCTGCTGGATAACCCCGGAAGGGCATTTGTCCAGAGTCTGGTTCTGGGCTATCGCAGCGGACTTCCGGGAATATTTTCCACTGTTTTCCGTCAGGCGGGGGTAATGCACATTCTGGTGCTCAGCGGCATGCATCTTGTGCTTCTCTATGCCGGGGTACTCAGGCTGCTGCCCGGGTTCTGTCCGGCGGTTCTGAGAGAAATTATCGCCCTTGTCACAATCTTTCTCTATCTGGGACTTATAAACCCCGGAACATCCGCATTCAGGGCGGCGGGGGCCATATTCTGCTATTCCGCGGCAACCATGGCGGGGGTTCGCCTGCGGCCGGTTCTCCTTCTCCGACTTATATGGACCGGCCTCATCCTGATCCGTCCTGTGTCCTTGCTGGACCCGGGAATGTACCTTTCATTTGCCGCCGTGTGGGGGCTGATGAATTTCCGTGCACCCTTCGTGTTCCTCGCCGCCGGCCTGCGCTGGCGAATCACCCGGCGGAGGAATGGTGGAGCCGCTCCGGGCAGGAACGGGGAGAATACCGATATGACTGACGGGGCGGCAGTTAGGAACCCTCTGCGCCGGCTCCTGCAATGGGCGGGGGAGATGCTGGCAAGTTCCCTTGCCGCCCAGACCGCCGTCATGCCGCTGGCATTGTTGCTGTTTTCCGGTTTTTCTCCCCATTCATGGATTGTTCTTCCTCTGGTGATCATTCCCTTTTATCTGCTGTTTGCAGTTTCCGTGTGTGCCATTCCCCTGCTTCTGGTGCTGCCCTCTGCAGCCGCCGGTCTGGATGCGCTTCTTCAGGTCATTATCGGAGCTATGCACGCCCTGCTTTTTCCATTTCACCTCCTGGGAGCTGGGCTGAATGAAGCTTCCCGGTGGCTGAAACTGGTCGGAGTATCTTGCTTTCTGGGCATTCCTCTTTCCTGGCAGTTCTATTGTGTGAAGCATGCGCTTCTGGTATCTTCCTCCCATGTTCAACTACGATTCAGTAAAGGATATCCGGGAGCTTCTCTCCAGCCGGGGTATTGCCATGCAAAAACGCTTCGGTCAGAACTTCATGATCAATCCGGACATGAGAAAGAAGGTGGTGGATTGCCTTCCTCCTGTTGA
- the dapB gene encoding 4-hydroxy-tetrahydrodipicolinate reductase has protein sequence MNITIIGYGRMGKEVEQIAEKRGHTIVSTVDPVQGLFSELSDEAVKDTQGVIEFGLPEGILDRISFLSSRNIPVVIGTTGWQEQEAKAEEIVKSTGGALLYGSNFSPGANLFFRIVEEAAGLINSLDDYDIMMHEYHHKKKKDSPSGTALTLAGKILENLERKKSICFDPLQREIRDDELHIGTVRGGHIPGIHRVTMDSPADSIVLEHSARNRSGFASGSVIGLEWLMEKRGMHHADSFFRDLMES, from the coding sequence ATGAATATCACCATCATCGGCTACGGCAGAATGGGGAAAGAGGTGGAACAGATCGCTGAAAAGCGGGGCCATACCATTGTCTCCACCGTTGATCCTGTTCAGGGATTGTTCAGTGAACTCAGCGACGAGGCGGTGAAAGATACCCAGGGAGTCATAGAGTTCGGACTCCCGGAGGGTATTCTGGACAGAATATCATTCCTCTCCAGCCGGAACATCCCTGTGGTCATCGGCACCACCGGGTGGCAGGAGCAGGAAGCGAAGGCCGAAGAGATCGTGAAAAGCACCGGAGGAGCCCTGCTTTACGGCTCAAATTTCAGTCCCGGTGCCAACCTCTTCTTCCGGATTGTGGAAGAGGCCGCAGGACTGATCAACTCCCTTGATGATTATGACATTATGATGCATGAATATCACCATAAGAAAAAGAAGGACAGTCCGTCGGGAACCGCTCTGACCCTGGCAGGAAAAATTCTTGAAAACCTGGAGCGGAAGAAGAGCATCTGTTTTGATCCCCTTCAGAGGGAAATTCGGGATGATGAGCTTCACATCGGAACCGTTCGGGGAGGGCATATTCCCGGTATTCACCGGGTTACCATGGACAGTCCCGCCGACAGCATTGTGCTGGAGCACAGCGCACGAAACAGATCGGGTTTTGCCTCGGGTTCGGTCATTGGACTTGAATGGCTGATGGAAAAACGGGGCATGCATCATGCAGACAGCTTTTTCCGGGACTTGATGGAAAGCTGA
- a CDS encoding TlpA family protein disulfide reductase — protein MSKTAVHGRFRLMTALMIFTAFLFIPLQLSAMGGSESAAPAGQSPDTAQPEEQVQNSSEGESAAPVPSSIQTREQALAALRNIGMTVFDEAVEAPDFTLNYLNGDEVSLSDFRGKVVFLNFWATWCGPCRVEMPSMNDLYADLKNEDFVLLAVNQQEEPSVVSDFVDKEGYDFPILMDRNGRTSYQYGVRGIPTTYIIGPDGNVIAGKVGTHIYDGEQYRSLFRQLMQG, from the coding sequence ATGAGCAAAACAGCAGTCCATGGCCGGTTTCGCCTGATGACCGCCCTGATGATTTTTACGGCTTTTCTTTTCATCCCGTTACAACTCTCTGCCATGGGAGGTTCGGAATCCGCCGCTCCCGCTGGCCAATCCCCGGACACCGCCCAGCCTGAGGAGCAGGTGCAGAACTCATCCGAAGGTGAATCGGCAGCACCTGTGCCTTCTTCAATACAGACCCGTGAACAGGCTTTGGCTGCATTGCGGAATATCGGAATGACCGTCTTCGACGAAGCCGTGGAGGCTCCGGATTTCACCCTCAACTACCTGAACGGAGACGAAGTTTCTCTGAGCGACTTTCGTGGCAAAGTGGTGTTCCTGAACTTCTGGGCCACATGGTGCGGTCCCTGCCGGGTGGAAATGCCGTCGATGAATGACCTGTATGCGGATCTGAAAAACGAGGATTTCGTGCTTCTGGCGGTAAACCAGCAGGAAGAACCTTCAGTTGTCAGTGATTTTGTGGATAAAGAGGGGTATGATTTTCCCATTCTCATGGATCGCAACGGACGGACCAGCTACCAGTACGGCGTCAGGGGAATTCCCACAACATATATTATCGGTCCTGACGGTAATGTGATCGCCGGAAAGGTGGGCACCCACATATACGACGGCGAGCAGTATCGGTCGCTTTTCCGTCAGCTGATGCAGGGATAA
- a CDS encoding acetyl-CoA carboxylase carboxyltransferase subunit alpha: protein MRDRELQKRIRELKNLAHVKQIDINDDLNRISAKLTGDGPGSMDAWQRVTLARNQDRPNVLEYIGKISDSYVELHGDRLFGDDLAMVGGIAKIGGVPFTFMGHQKGRTMKENLKRNYGWAHPEGYRKALRLARQAEKFRRPILTLIDTAGAYPGIGSEERGISEAIATNLKMFSVLKTPIIAIVIGEGGSGGALGIGVGDRVFMLENSTYSVISPEGFASILLRDAKKNQLAADLMKMTAPDLLKFGIINGIIPEPPSGAHNDPDFVASRLKETIITSYQELKDKKMEQLLKERSQKLLSLGEFHDPHNGQEDSFFRKLFRFR from the coding sequence ATGCGTGACAGAGAACTTCAAAAACGAATTCGCGAACTGAAAAATCTTGCTCATGTAAAGCAGATAGATATAAACGACGATCTCAACCGGATAAGCGCAAAGCTTACCGGGGATGGTCCGGGGTCCATGGATGCCTGGCAGAGAGTAACTCTGGCCAGAAATCAGGACAGGCCCAATGTACTGGAATACATCGGCAAGATCTCCGACAGTTATGTGGAACTTCACGGTGACCGCCTCTTCGGTGATGACCTTGCAATGGTGGGCGGAATCGCCAAAATCGGCGGGGTTCCCTTCACATTCATGGGCCACCAGAAAGGCCGCACCATGAAGGAAAACCTGAAGCGAAATTACGGCTGGGCCCATCCTGAAGGCTATCGAAAGGCTCTCCGCCTTGCCCGGCAGGCGGAAAAATTCCGACGCCCCATTCTCACCCTCATAGATACCGCCGGAGCGTATCCGGGAATCGGCAGTGAAGAACGGGGCATATCCGAAGCCATTGCCACAAACCTGAAGATGTTTTCTGTCTTGAAAACGCCCATCATTGCCATAGTAATCGGTGAGGGCGGGTCCGGTGGCGCACTGGGAATCGGCGTCGGCGACAGGGTGTTCATGCTGGAAAATTCCACCTACTCGGTTATCAGTCCCGAAGGATTCGCGTCCATTCTTCTGCGGGATGCCAAGAAGAATCAGCTTGCCGCAGATCTCATGAAGATGACCGCACCGGACCTTCTGAAATTCGGAATTATCAATGGAATTATCCCTGAGCCTCCCTCCGGAGCCCATAACGACCCGGACTTTGTGGCCAGCCGGCTGAAGGAAACCATCATCACCTCCTACCAGGAGCTGAAAGATAAGAAAATGGAACAGCTCTTGAAAGAGCGGAGCCAGAAGCTGCTTTCCCTGGGAGAATTCCACGATCCCCATAACGGACAGGAAGACAGTTTTTTCAGAAAACTGTTCCGCTTCCGATAA
- the accD gene encoding acetyl-CoA carboxylase, carboxyltransferase subunit beta: MKFSDFSVADDRGFLQKEHKCPSCNAQLDSELLKQNFYVCSQCGHHFRISAPERLRFLADNGEYQEFSSDLQTVNPLEFPEYEEKVKKSQQKTGLNEAVQTVLCRIEGREAVVGIMNFQFLGGSMGSVVGEKIARAILLAAQRGLPCILFTASGGARMHEGIFSLMQMAKTSHAAALLEQVGQPLFIVLTDPTTGGVTASFAMLGDVTLAEPNALIGFAGPRVIEGIMKQKLPIGFQRAEFQQEKGFVDKIVPRSQLRKTLAFLIDAHSYEGGKA, from the coding sequence ATGAAATTCAGCGATTTTTCCGTTGCCGATGACCGGGGATTTCTTCAGAAAGAGCATAAATGTCCTAGCTGTAATGCCCAGCTGGATTCCGAGCTGCTGAAACAGAACTTCTATGTATGTTCCCAATGCGGCCATCATTTTCGGATATCCGCACCCGAGCGGCTGCGCTTTCTGGCGGATAACGGCGAATACCAGGAATTTTCATCTGATCTTCAAACGGTGAATCCCCTGGAATTCCCCGAGTATGAAGAAAAGGTAAAGAAGAGCCAGCAGAAAACCGGACTGAACGAAGCGGTGCAGACGGTGTTATGCCGCATTGAGGGCCGGGAAGCGGTTGTGGGTATTATGAACTTCCAGTTTCTCGGAGGAAGCATGGGGTCAGTGGTGGGCGAAAAGATTGCCCGGGCCATTCTCCTTGCAGCACAGCGGGGTTTGCCCTGTATTCTTTTTACCGCATCCGGGGGAGCCCGTATGCATGAAGGGATTTTTTCCCTCATGCAGATGGCAAAGACTTCACACGCGGCGGCCCTTCTTGAGCAGGTGGGCCAGCCCCTGTTTATTGTGCTCACCGACCCCACAACAGGGGGAGTAACCGCCAGTTTCGCCATGCTGGGAGATGTGACCCTGGCCGAGCCCAACGCCCTGATCGGCTTTGCAGGTCCACGGGTTATTGAAGGAATCATGAAGCAGAAACTTCCCATCGGCTTCCAGCGGGCGGAGTTTCAGCAGGAGAAAGGCTTTGTTGATAAAATTGTTCCCCGGTCCCAGCTTCGCAAGACCCTGGCATTTCTCATAGATGCACACAGCTACGAAGGGGGGAAGGCCTGA